One region of Trinickia violacea genomic DNA includes:
- a CDS encoding methyl-accepting chemotaxis protein: protein MNFSHMRVAMRLGIGFTLVSVLLVLVTLFGLNRMAQLEASMVDITDVNSVEAQLANRLDQSISNRALALRNLILLQPDQQDQIAIETKRFDEESATYEDARSKLATMFALPGTTSDETTLLEQIKQQGDQALPLMQKARELVLSGQKDAAYHVLRFDLRPVQAKWWDFVRQLRDLEHQQNAEETAAAKASYRESRAWIIAIASLALLTSVVSATLITRGLLKQLGGEPGDAVDAANSVARGDLAIDVVLKAGDTSSLMHAMKTMRESLVVIVSQVHTSTGTIASAAGQIATGNLDLSSRTEQQAASLEQTAASMEELTATVKRNSEHAREANELALSASKVSERAGTVVSGVVQTMGAISDASSKIVEIIGVIDGIAFQTNILALNAAVEAARAGEQGRGFSVVAAEVRSLAQRSATAAKEIKALIGGSVEQVQAGNRLVEEAGSTMNEVVDSVKRVTLIMNEIMGASEEQANGIEQINQALTQMDQVTQQNASLVEEAAAAAESMREQAAALVQTVSVFKLGRREASMSALSRASAWIEQPMRNDMAPAYETADVA, encoded by the coding sequence ATGAACTTTTCCCATATGAGAGTCGCGATGCGGCTCGGAATCGGCTTTACGCTCGTTTCGGTGTTGCTGGTTTTGGTCACGCTGTTCGGCTTGAATCGCATGGCGCAGCTCGAGGCGTCGATGGTCGACATCACCGACGTCAACTCGGTCGAGGCTCAGCTCGCCAACCGTCTCGATCAGAGCATTTCGAATCGCGCGCTCGCGCTGCGCAATCTGATCCTGCTCCAGCCGGATCAACAAGATCAGATCGCGATCGAAACCAAGCGCTTCGACGAGGAGTCCGCCACGTACGAAGACGCGCGCTCGAAGCTCGCGACGATGTTCGCGCTGCCAGGCACCACCTCCGACGAGACGACGCTGCTCGAGCAGATCAAGCAGCAAGGCGACCAGGCGCTGCCGCTCATGCAGAAGGCGCGCGAACTCGTGCTCTCCGGCCAGAAAGACGCGGCCTACCATGTGCTGCGCTTCGATTTGCGGCCCGTGCAGGCCAAATGGTGGGATTTCGTGCGCCAGTTACGCGATCTCGAACATCAGCAAAACGCCGAGGAAACGGCTGCGGCGAAGGCCTCATACCGGGAGAGCCGCGCGTGGATCATCGCGATCGCGTCGCTCGCGTTGCTGACCAGCGTCGTCTCGGCCACGCTCATCACGCGCGGTTTGCTCAAGCAGCTCGGCGGCGAGCCGGGTGACGCGGTCGATGCGGCGAACAGCGTTGCGAGAGGCGACCTCGCCATCGACGTGGTCTTGAAGGCGGGCGATACGTCGAGCCTCATGCACGCGATGAAAACCATGCGCGAAAGTCTCGTCGTGATCGTGAGCCAGGTGCACACGAGCACCGGCACGATCGCCTCGGCCGCGGGGCAGATCGCGACCGGCAACCTCGATCTGTCATCGCGGACCGAACAGCAGGCGGCCTCCCTCGAACAAACAGCGGCGTCGATGGAGGAGCTCACCGCCACCGTCAAACGCAATTCCGAACATGCGCGCGAAGCCAATGAGCTTGCGTTGTCGGCATCGAAAGTGTCGGAGCGCGCGGGCACGGTGGTATCGGGCGTCGTGCAGACGATGGGCGCGATCAGCGACGCGTCGAGCAAGATCGTCGAGATCATCGGCGTGATCGACGGCATCGCGTTCCAGACCAACATCCTCGCGCTCAACGCAGCGGTCGAGGCGGCACGCGCCGGCGAGCAGGGGCGCGGGTTCTCGGTCGTCGCGGCGGAAGTGCGCAGCCTCGCCCAGCGCTCAGCGACGGCGGCCAAGGAAATCAAGGCGCTCATCGGCGGCTCGGTAGAGCAGGTCCAGGCGGGCAACCGTCTCGTCGAAGAAGCGGGATCGACGATGAACGAGGTCGTGGACAGCGTCAAACGCGTGACGCTCATCATGAACGAGATCATGGGCGCGAGCGAGGAGCAGGCCAACGGCATCGAGCAGATCAATCAGGCGCTCACCCAAATGGATCAGGTGACGCAGCAGAACGCTTCGCTCGTCGAGGAAGCGGCGGCGGCCGCCGAGTCGATGCGCGAGCAGGCTGCCGCGCTCGTCCAGACGGTCAGCGTGTTCAAACTGGGCCGGCGGGAAGCATCGATGAGCGCGCTTTCGCGCGCTTCGGCCTGGATTGAGCAGCCGATGAGGAATGACATGGCGCCCGCCTACGAGACCGCTGACGTGGCTTGA
- the cysC gene encoding adenylyl-sulfate kinase, producing MNRIVFGEPGLADPREREAPVSFWLTGLSGAGKSTIAFELEQLLKVDGRPCAVLDGDHLRDGLNRDLGFSDDDRRENVRRTAEVARLMNDAGLIVIASLISPNRSDRSAARQIIGPDRFIEVYVSTPLDVCEARDPKGLYRKARQGEIRQFTGVTSPYEPPLAPSLAIDTARIPRGGAAALLHTFLTEHYKNKDHAAAE from the coding sequence ATGAATCGCATCGTGTTCGGCGAGCCCGGCTTGGCCGATCCGCGTGAGCGCGAAGCGCCCGTGTCGTTTTGGCTGACGGGCCTGAGCGGCGCCGGCAAGTCGACTATCGCGTTCGAACTGGAACAGCTTCTCAAAGTCGACGGACGCCCTTGCGCCGTCCTCGACGGCGACCACCTGCGCGACGGGCTGAACCGCGATCTCGGTTTCTCCGACGACGATCGACGCGAGAACGTCCGTCGCACGGCCGAGGTCGCGCGCTTGATGAATGACGCCGGCTTGATCGTGATCGCGTCGCTCATTTCGCCGAATCGAAGCGACCGGTCTGCAGCGCGGCAAATCATCGGCCCGGATCGCTTCATCGAAGTCTATGTGAGCACGCCGCTCGACGTGTGCGAAGCGCGCGACCCGAAGGGGTTGTACCGGAAAGCGCGGCAAGGCGAGATCCGGCAATTCACCGGCGTGACCTCGCCGTACGAGCCGCCTTTGGCACCGTCGCTCGCCATCGACACCGCGCGGATACCGCGCGGCGGCGCGGCGGCATTACTGCACACGTTCTTGACAGAACACTACAAAAACAAGGATCACGCCGCTGCAGAATGA
- a CDS encoding sulfotransferase family protein, producing MNADIKYATHLSRPRPVLMIPLRRCGSHALRLRLNFNPQFYSPYPLHIVDFMPIVPLYGDLDDDRAYFGLVCDVIGLQAASMVKWPGIVFDPVEVFEAIRHEPRSVHRIVWELLLRAGEQNHASIVMDKSLDSVHYADELMRMLPDMLFLNVVRDPRAQIASMNKAIIHDFDTLLNTHTWLAAHRAADTLIARYPERVLTVRYEDFLLDQEATLKQICFFFGIDFLPQMLDVSRSPEARQISQMSALWSSNCFPPIAANVDKYKHQLSLDEIAIIETLTADYMRYYGYEPMTDASAKIGASALDAARRRSEAGRAEAWRTLEQANFRDFALRRHRSEYLANVRARMEQFAAAHSGESCAKPYKLDELEAAFEVTD from the coding sequence ATGAACGCCGACATCAAATACGCCACGCACCTGTCCCGCCCCCGCCCGGTGTTGATGATCCCGCTGCGCCGCTGCGGCAGTCACGCGCTGCGCCTGCGCCTGAATTTCAACCCGCAGTTCTATTCGCCGTATCCGCTGCACATCGTCGATTTCATGCCGATCGTGCCGCTCTATGGCGATCTCGACGACGACCGCGCGTATTTCGGGCTCGTCTGCGATGTGATCGGCTTGCAGGCGGCCAGCATGGTGAAATGGCCGGGCATCGTGTTCGATCCCGTCGAGGTCTTCGAGGCGATACGGCACGAGCCGCGCAGCGTGCACCGGATCGTCTGGGAACTGCTGCTGCGCGCCGGCGAGCAGAATCACGCGAGCATCGTGATGGACAAGTCGCTCGACAGCGTGCACTACGCCGACGAGCTGATGCGAATGCTGCCGGACATGCTGTTTCTCAACGTCGTGCGCGATCCGCGCGCGCAGATCGCGTCGATGAACAAGGCGATCATTCACGACTTCGACACCCTGCTCAACACGCACACGTGGCTCGCCGCGCACCGCGCCGCCGATACGCTGATCGCGCGCTATCCGGAGCGCGTGCTGACGGTGCGATACGAGGACTTCCTGCTCGATCAGGAGGCGACGTTGAAGCAGATTTGCTTTTTCTTCGGCATCGATTTTCTGCCGCAGATGCTCGACGTATCGCGCTCGCCGGAGGCACGGCAGATTTCGCAAATGTCGGCGCTTTGGTCGTCGAACTGCTTCCCGCCGATCGCGGCGAACGTCGACAAGTACAAGCATCAGTTGTCGTTGGACGAGATCGCGATCATCGAAACGCTGACCGCGGACTACATGCGGTACTACGGCTACGAACCGATGACCGATGCGTCGGCGAAGATCGGCGCGTCCGCGCTCGACGCCGCCCGCCGCCGCTCCGAAGCCGGCCGTGCCGAGGCGTGGCGAACCCTCGAACAAGCCAACTTCCGCGACTTCGCGCTGCGGCGGCATCGCTCGGAATATCTCGCGAACGTCCGTGCACGCATGGAACAGTTTGCCGCCGCGCACAGCGGGGAATCCTGCGCGAAGCCCTACAAGCTCGATGAACTGGAAGCGGCATTCGAAGTGACCGATTGA
- the cysD gene encoding sulfate adenylyltransferase subunit CysD has product MSDLLDSTAVNASREPASRMIHLDWLEAESIYILRDVVAECSKPALLFSGGKDSVVVLHLALKAFGLGANRKTSLPFPLVHIDTGHNYGEVIDFRDRRAAEIGAELVVGHVEDSIKRGTVRLRRETDSRNAAQAVTLLETIEAHGYTAMIGGARRDEEKARAKERIFSFRDEFGQWDPKAQRPELWSLYNARLHNGEHLRVFPISNWTELDVWQYIAREGLELPSIYYAHHREIVRRNGLLVPVTPLTPMREGETSETALVRFRTVGDISCTCPVESDADDVEKIIAETAVTEITERGATRMDDQTSEAAMEQRKKQGYF; this is encoded by the coding sequence ATGAGCGATTTACTCGATTCGACGGCGGTCAACGCATCGCGTGAACCGGCGAGCCGCATGATTCACCTCGACTGGCTCGAAGCCGAATCGATCTACATCTTGCGTGATGTGGTAGCCGAGTGCAGCAAGCCTGCGCTGCTGTTTTCGGGCGGCAAGGATTCGGTCGTCGTGCTGCATCTGGCGCTGAAGGCATTCGGCCTCGGCGCGAACCGCAAGACTTCGCTGCCGTTCCCGCTCGTGCACATCGACACGGGCCACAACTACGGCGAAGTGATCGACTTCCGCGATCGCCGCGCCGCCGAGATCGGTGCGGAGCTGGTGGTCGGCCACGTCGAAGACTCGATCAAGCGCGGCACGGTGCGTCTGCGCCGCGAGACCGATTCGCGCAACGCCGCGCAAGCGGTCACGCTGCTCGAAACGATCGAAGCGCACGGCTATACCGCGATGATCGGCGGCGCGCGCCGCGACGAAGAGAAGGCCCGCGCGAAGGAGCGCATCTTCTCGTTCCGCGACGAATTCGGCCAATGGGACCCGAAGGCGCAGCGTCCGGAACTGTGGAGCCTCTACAACGCGCGCCTGCACAACGGCGAGCACCTGCGCGTGTTCCCGATCTCGAACTGGACCGAACTCGACGTGTGGCAGTACATCGCGCGCGAAGGGCTCGAATTGCCGTCGATCTACTACGCGCACCATCGCGAGATCGTGCGCCGCAACGGGCTGCTCGTGCCGGTGACGCCGCTCACCCCGATGCGCGAAGGCGAGACGAGCGAAACGGCGCTGGTGCGCTTCCGCACCGTCGGCGACATCAGCTGCACGTGCCCGGTCGAAAGCGACGCGGACGACGTCGAGAAGATCATCGCCGAAACGGCCGTGACCGAAATCACGGAGCGCGGCGCGACGCGGATGGACGATCAGACCTCCGAAGCCGCGATGGAACAGCGGAAGAAACAGGGCTACTTTTAG
- a CDS encoding heavy metal translocating P-type ATPase encodes MTQTKNPIEARSAAQQSHDCGCGHEHAHGVAVGEKRHAGEGRQAKAHVHGHGHGHAEGHKHDHDDEHAHDHGHDHSHDHDHGTACCSAPAPSLAPLRAAEVTADGVRTSIRIMQMDCPTEEALIRKKLGHMPTVSSLEFNLMQRVLTVVHAPDAQPAVLDAIRSLGFVPELPDPDAGTHQDIAPAPKPVWPLVVAGVAAAASEAATWFGMPTWLAAALAVAAIAVCGLTTYKKGWVAIRNGNLNINALMSIAVTGAAMLGQWPEAAMVMVLFTLAELIEAKSLDRARNAIQVLMRLAPDTATVQQSDGIWASVDARSVAVGAVVRVKPGERIGLDGDIVAGRSTVNQAPITGESLPVEKAEGDAVFAGTINESGSFDYRVSAAASNTTLARIIHAVEEAQGAKAPTQRFVDQFARVYTPIVFAFALLVAIVPPLVFSASWHEWIYRALVLLVIACPCALVISTPVTIVSGLAAAARRGILVKGGVYLEEGRKLAWLALDKTGTITQGKPVQTDFELRADVDLERARHLGASLAGRSDHPVSQAIAAAAAGRIGKGALDVADFEAIPGRGVRGTIDGVPYWLGNHRLVEELDRCSPELEARLDELERQGKTVVMLIDAERVLALFAVADTVKETSRAAVADLHRLGIRTAMLTGDNPHTAQAIASQVGIDDARGDQLPEDKLNAVDALSANGAVVGMVGDGINDAPALARAGIGFAMGAMGTDTAIETADVALMDDDLRKIPVFVRLSRATHSVLVQNIAFALVIKAVFLGLTLAGMGTMWMAVFADAGASLIVVANGLRLLRK; translated from the coding sequence ATGACTCAAACCAAGAACCCGATCGAAGCGCGCAGCGCCGCCCAGCAGTCGCACGATTGCGGCTGCGGGCATGAGCACGCGCATGGCGTGGCCGTAGGTGAGAAGCGGCACGCCGGCGAGGGCCGGCAGGCGAAAGCGCATGTTCACGGGCACGGGCACGGGCACGCCGAGGGACACAAGCACGACCACGACGACGAGCATGCGCACGACCATGGCCATGATCACAGCCACGACCACGACCACGGCACCGCCTGCTGCAGCGCCCCCGCGCCTTCGCTGGCCCCGCTGCGCGCCGCCGAAGTCACGGCCGACGGCGTACGCACGTCGATCCGCATCATGCAGATGGACTGCCCGACCGAAGAAGCGCTGATCCGCAAGAAGCTCGGCCACATGCCGACGGTTTCGAGCCTGGAATTCAACCTGATGCAGCGCGTGCTGACGGTGGTTCACGCGCCTGACGCGCAGCCGGCCGTGCTCGACGCGATCCGCTCGCTCGGCTTCGTTCCCGAGCTGCCCGATCCGGACGCCGGCACGCATCAGGACATCGCGCCGGCGCCCAAGCCCGTGTGGCCGCTCGTGGTCGCCGGCGTGGCGGCGGCAGCATCGGAGGCCGCGACCTGGTTCGGCATGCCGACGTGGCTCGCGGCGGCGCTGGCCGTCGCGGCGATCGCGGTCTGCGGCTTGACGACCTACAAGAAGGGCTGGGTCGCGATCCGCAACGGCAATCTGAACATCAACGCGCTGATGAGCATCGCCGTCACCGGTGCGGCGATGCTTGGCCAGTGGCCCGAAGCCGCGATGGTCATGGTGTTGTTCACGCTCGCGGAGCTGATCGAGGCGAAGTCGCTCGACCGCGCCCGTAACGCGATCCAGGTCCTGATGCGCCTCGCTCCCGATACCGCCACGGTCCAACAGTCGGACGGCATCTGGGCCTCGGTCGACGCGCGCTCGGTCGCGGTCGGCGCGGTGGTGCGCGTGAAGCCGGGCGAGCGGATCGGGCTCGACGGCGACATCGTCGCGGGCCGCTCGACGGTGAATCAAGCGCCGATTACCGGCGAAAGCCTGCCGGTCGAGAAGGCCGAGGGCGATGCCGTGTTCGCCGGCACGATCAACGAGTCGGGCTCGTTCGACTACCGCGTGAGCGCCGCCGCGAGCAACACGACGCTCGCGCGCATCATCCACGCGGTCGAGGAAGCGCAAGGCGCGAAGGCGCCGACGCAGCGCTTCGTCGATCAATTCGCGCGCGTCTACACGCCGATCGTGTTCGCGTTCGCGTTGCTCGTCGCGATCGTGCCGCCGCTCGTGTTCAGCGCGTCGTGGCACGAGTGGATCTACCGCGCGCTCGTGCTGCTCGTGATCGCCTGCCCGTGTGCGCTCGTGATCTCGACGCCCGTGACGATCGTCAGCGGTCTTGCAGCGGCGGCGCGGCGCGGGATTCTGGTGAAGGGCGGCGTGTACCTCGAGGAAGGCCGCAAGCTCGCGTGGCTCGCGCTCGACAAGACCGGCACGATCACGCAAGGCAAGCCCGTGCAGACCGACTTCGAACTGCGCGCCGACGTGGACCTCGAGCGCGCGCGGCATCTCGGCGCGAGCCTCGCGGGCCGCTCCGACCACCCGGTGTCGCAAGCGATCGCGGCAGCGGCCGCGGGCCGGATCGGCAAGGGCGCGCTCGATGTCGCCGATTTCGAAGCGATTCCGGGACGCGGCGTGCGCGGCACGATCGACGGTGTGCCGTACTGGCTCGGCAATCATCGGCTCGTCGAAGAGCTGGACCGCTGCTCGCCGGAACTCGAAGCGCGTCTCGACGAATTGGAGCGCCAAGGCAAGACGGTCGTGATGCTGATCGACGCCGAACGCGTCCTCGCGCTATTCGCGGTGGCCGATACCGTCAAGGAAACGAGCCGCGCCGCCGTTGCCGATTTGCATCGTCTCGGCATCCGCACCGCGATGCTGACGGGCGACAACCCACACACGGCGCAGGCCATCGCCTCGCAAGTCGGCATCGACGATGCGCGCGGCGACCAGCTGCCCGAAGACAAGCTGAACGCGGTCGACGCGCTGTCGGCGAACGGCGCGGTGGTGGGCATGGTCGGCGACGGCATCAACGACGCCCCGGCGCTCGCACGCGCGGGCATCGGCTTCGCGATGGGCGCGATGGGCACCGATACCGCGATCGAAACCGCCGATGTCGCGCTGATGGACGACGACCTGCGCAAGATCCCCGTGTTCGTGCGCTTGTCGCGCGCGACGCATTCGGTGCTGGTGCAAAACATCGCGTTCGCGCTGGTGATCAAGGCGGTCTTCCTCGGCCTCACGCTCGCGGGCATGGGCACGATGTGGATGGCCGTGTTCGCGGATGCGGGCGCGAGTCTGATCGTCGTGGCGAACGGGCTGCGGCTGTTGCGCAAGTGA
- the cadR gene encoding Cd(II)/Pb(II)-responsive transcriptional regulator, with protein MKIGELAKAASCTTETIRFYEKEGLMPDAQRTDSNYRSYSAEHIERLRFIRNCRALDMTHDEIRELLRLTDTPTDRCSSVNSLLDAHIGHVNARLAELEQLKAQLTGLREQCVGEHTVEDCGIVHGLTTMETVAPSAKRTHVG; from the coding sequence ATGAAAATCGGAGAACTGGCGAAAGCCGCGAGCTGCACGACGGAAACCATCCGCTTTTATGAGAAAGAGGGCCTGATGCCCGACGCTCAGCGCACCGATTCGAACTACCGGAGCTACTCGGCCGAGCACATCGAGCGCCTGCGCTTCATCCGCAACTGCCGCGCGCTCGACATGACGCACGATGAAATCCGCGAGCTGCTGCGCCTCACCGACACCCCGACCGACCGCTGCAGCTCCGTCAATTCCCTGCTCGACGCGCACATCGGCCACGTGAACGCGCGCCTCGCCGAGCTGGAGCAACTGAAAGCCCAACTGACCGGCCTGCGCGAACAGTGCGTGGGCGAGCACACCGTCGAGGATTGCGGCATCGTCCACGGCCTGACGACGATGGAGACCGTCGCGCCGTCGGCGAAACGCACGCACGTCGGCTGA
- a CDS encoding FAD-binding oxidoreductase, which produces MMASEGGAPVALNERDAVDVLLRELGNDLVVVGDAIDPRYFTAYNEVPGVRPLALIRPRTVDDVSRTLALCSRLTLPLVPQGGATGLARGAVALGGEVVLAMERFAGIEEIDTAAGTITVRAGTPLQTVQEAADEAGFTLGIDLGARGSCQIGGNIATNAGGNRAIRYGVMREQVLGLEAVLADGTVVTSLNKMLKNNAGFDLKHVFIGSEGTLGVVTRAVLKLHPKLASPATALCRVTDYDAVVKLWHRVRATLPSVISFEAMWPEFYRFVCANTPGVTAPLAADDGFVVLIECASSDAAASASDAHAALEACLGTCFEDGLIDDAALATSTRQALDMWTLREGLAIDTLPHFMNFDVSLPIGAIGVFAERCRAALVERWPHAVSVFFGHIGDSNVHIGVSLADLPVYGEDAVDRVVYEVVREMGGSISAEHGIGRLKRPYLGYSRSAAEIEVMRRMKAALDPLGILNPGKVL; this is translated from the coding sequence ATGATGGCGAGCGAGGGCGGGGCGCCGGTGGCGTTGAACGAGCGTGATGCTGTAGATGTTCTGTTGCGGGAGCTCGGCAACGATCTCGTCGTAGTCGGCGACGCCATCGATCCGCGCTATTTCACCGCCTACAACGAAGTGCCGGGCGTGCGGCCGCTCGCGCTCATCCGGCCGCGCACGGTCGACGATGTTTCGCGCACGCTGGCGCTTTGCTCGCGCTTGACACTTCCGCTCGTGCCGCAAGGCGGCGCAACCGGGCTCGCGCGCGGCGCGGTGGCGCTCGGCGGCGAGGTCGTGCTCGCGATGGAACGCTTTGCGGGCATCGAGGAAATCGACACCGCGGCGGGCACGATCACGGTCCGCGCCGGAACGCCGCTGCAGACGGTGCAGGAAGCCGCCGACGAGGCGGGCTTTACGCTCGGCATCGATCTCGGCGCGCGCGGCTCGTGCCAGATTGGCGGCAACATCGCGACCAACGCGGGCGGCAATCGCGCGATTCGCTATGGCGTGATGCGCGAGCAGGTGCTCGGACTCGAAGCCGTGCTGGCCGACGGCACGGTCGTCACGTCGCTCAACAAGATGCTCAAGAACAACGCGGGCTTCGATTTGAAGCACGTGTTCATCGGCAGCGAAGGGACACTTGGCGTCGTCACGCGCGCCGTGCTCAAGCTGCATCCGAAACTCGCGTCGCCCGCCACGGCCTTGTGCCGTGTGACCGACTACGACGCGGTCGTGAAGCTCTGGCATCGCGTGCGCGCGACGCTGCCCAGCGTGATCAGCTTCGAGGCGATGTGGCCGGAGTTCTATCGGTTCGTCTGTGCCAATACCCCTGGCGTTACCGCGCCACTAGCGGCGGACGACGGGTTTGTCGTCCTGATCGAATGCGCGTCGAGCGATGCGGCGGCGAGCGCATCGGATGCGCACGCCGCGCTCGAAGCCTGCCTCGGCACGTGCTTCGAGGACGGCTTGATCGACGACGCCGCGCTCGCCACCTCGACGCGTCAAGCGCTCGACATGTGGACCTTGCGCGAAGGTCTCGCGATCGACACGCTCCCGCACTTCATGAACTTCGATGTGAGCCTGCCGATCGGTGCGATCGGTGTGTTTGCCGAGCGCTGCCGTGCCGCGCTCGTCGAACGGTGGCCGCATGCGGTGAGCGTGTTCTTCGGCCATATCGGCGACAGCAACGTGCACATCGGTGTGTCGCTTGCTGACCTGCCGGTGTATGGCGAAGACGCCGTCGATCGCGTCGTCTATGAAGTCGTGCGCGAGATGGGCGGCTCGATTTCGGCTGAGCATGGAATCGGCCGGCTCAAGCGTCCCTATCTCGGCTATTCGCGCAGCGCGGCCGAAATCGAGGTGATGCGCCGCATGAAAGCGGCGCTCGACCCGCTCGGCATTCTGAATCCCGGCAAGGTGTTGTAG
- a CDS encoding ABC transporter substrate-binding protein, which yields MKRLKVLLAFACALVSASAFADATSMRFGLEAQYPPFESKAADGSLQGFDIDIGNAVCAAAHLTCTWVETSFDGLIPALQGRKFDAINSAMNATDKRRQAIDFTTVIYRVPTQLIAKSDSGIVATAESLKGKRVGVLQASIQETFAKAHWEPAGVTVVAYQDQNQVYADLVAGRLDATLVLAPAGQTGFLSKPDGKGYAFVGQPVHDDKILGSGIAFGIRKGDDALRSQLNAAIAKVKADGTVKTLAQKYFGNIDVSAK from the coding sequence ATGAAACGACTCAAAGTTCTGTTGGCATTTGCGTGCGCATTGGTATCGGCATCGGCATTCGCCGACGCGACTTCGATGCGCTTCGGACTCGAAGCGCAATATCCGCCGTTCGAATCGAAGGCGGCGGACGGCAGCTTGCAAGGCTTCGATATCGACATCGGCAATGCCGTTTGCGCGGCGGCGCATCTGACGTGCACGTGGGTCGAGACGTCGTTCGACGGCCTGATCCCGGCGCTGCAAGGCCGCAAGTTCGACGCGATCAATTCGGCGATGAACGCCACGGACAAGCGCCGTCAGGCGATCGACTTCACGACCGTCATCTACCGCGTGCCGACCCAACTGATCGCGAAGAGCGACAGCGGCATCGTGGCGACGGCGGAATCGCTGAAGGGCAAGCGCGTCGGCGTGTTGCAGGCGTCGATTCAAGAGACCTTCGCGAAGGCGCACTGGGAGCCGGCTGGCGTGACGGTCGTGGCGTATCAGGATCAGAACCAGGTGTACGCGGATCTCGTCGCGGGCCGCTTGGACGCGACGCTCGTGCTCGCCCCGGCGGGACAGACCGGCTTCCTGTCGAAGCCTGACGGCAAGGGCTACGCGTTCGTCGGCCAGCCGGTGCACGACGACAAGATCCTCGGCAGCGGCATTGCGTTCGGCATCCGCAAGGGCGACGACGCGTTGCGCAGCCAGTTGAACGCGGCGATCGCCAAGGTGAAGGCCGACGGCACCGTGAAGACGCTCGCGCAGAAGTACTTCGGCAATATCGACGTCTCCGCGAAGTAA
- a CDS encoding carbon-nitrogen hydrolase family protein, with product MSNMVETIKAAVVQMSSTDDVAHNLGEARRWVEKAAREGAMLVSLPEYFCWIGNDEHERVALAEPFGDGPIQQALAQLAREASVWLIGGTVPIRPERGSAQECTHAYNTSLLFDPSGRCSARYDKIHLFSFNQGAEQHAEADTMMGGAAVGSAQGPFGNLRLSVCYDLRFPELYRAAPAADVIAVPAAFTHTTGLAHWELLLRARAVENQAYVIAAGQCGTHVNGWRTFGHSMIVGPWGEVLARHDDEPGIAVAELKAAALREVRARLPVLTHKRIATPSDVAAF from the coding sequence ATGAGCAACATGGTGGAGACGATCAAGGCAGCCGTCGTGCAGATGAGCAGCACGGACGACGTTGCGCACAACCTCGGCGAAGCGCGCCGCTGGGTCGAGAAGGCGGCGCGGGAGGGCGCGATGCTCGTCAGTCTTCCTGAATATTTCTGCTGGATCGGCAACGACGAGCACGAACGCGTGGCGCTCGCCGAGCCGTTCGGCGATGGTCCGATTCAGCAGGCGCTCGCACAACTCGCGCGCGAAGCCAGCGTGTGGCTGATCGGCGGCACGGTGCCGATCCGTCCCGAGCGCGGCAGCGCGCAAGAATGCACCCATGCGTACAACACGTCGCTGCTGTTCGATCCGAGCGGTCGATGCAGCGCGCGCTACGACAAGATTCATCTGTTCAGCTTCAACCAGGGTGCCGAGCAGCATGCCGAAGCCGACACGATGATGGGCGGCGCGGCCGTCGGGTCCGCGCAGGGGCCGTTCGGCAACCTGCGGCTGTCGGTCTGCTACGACTTGCGCTTTCCCGAGCTGTATCGCGCAGCACCGGCTGCCGACGTGATCGCGGTGCCCGCCGCGTTTACGCACACCACCGGCCTCGCGCACTGGGAACTGCTGCTGCGCGCCCGCGCCGTCGAGAACCAGGCGTATGTGATCGCAGCGGGCCAGTGCGGCACGCACGTGAATGGCTGGCGCACGTTCGGCCACAGCATGATCGTCGGCCCGTGGGGCGAGGTGCTCGCGCGCCACGACGACGAGCCGGGCATCGCGGTGGCGGAACTCAAGGCCGCGGCGCTGCGCGAAGTCCGCGCTCGCTTGCCGGTGCTGACGCACAAGCGCATTGCGACCCCGTCGGATGTCGCCGCTTTTTGA